Proteins encoded within one genomic window of Citricoccus muralis:
- the prfA gene encoding peptide chain release factor 1 yields MFESVDSLLEEHAEITKALADPEVHGDQARSRKLGRRFAELNGIVAAHHRWNQLSDDLETAEELAADDEEFAAEVPRLKEQLTEAEERLRRLLIPRDPDDARDAILEIKGGEGGEEAALFAGDLLRMYLRFAESKGWKTEIISSTESDLGGYKDVHVAVKGSSSDPAEGVYAHLKFEGGVHRVQRVPVTESQGRIHTSAAGVLVFPEVDAPDEIEISQNDLKIDVYRSSGPGGQSVNTTDSAVRITHVPTGIVVSMQNEKSQIQNREAAMRVLRSRLLAHQQEQIDAENAATRASQVRTMDRSERIRTYNYPENRIADHRTGYKAYNLDHVLDGGLGPVIESCIQMDEADRLAALGE; encoded by the coding sequence ATGTTCGAATCCGTCGACTCGCTCCTTGAAGAACACGCCGAGATCACCAAGGCCCTCGCCGACCCGGAGGTGCACGGTGACCAAGCACGCTCCCGGAAACTCGGACGACGCTTCGCCGAGCTCAACGGCATCGTGGCCGCCCACCACCGCTGGAACCAACTCTCCGACGACCTCGAGACCGCCGAAGAGTTGGCCGCCGATGACGAGGAATTCGCCGCCGAAGTACCGCGTCTGAAGGAACAATTGACTGAGGCCGAAGAGCGCCTGCGCCGGCTGCTCATCCCGCGCGATCCCGACGACGCCCGCGACGCCATCCTGGAGATCAAGGGCGGTGAAGGGGGAGAGGAAGCGGCTCTGTTCGCCGGTGACCTACTCCGGATGTACCTTCGCTTTGCCGAATCCAAGGGCTGGAAAACCGAGATTATCTCGTCCACCGAATCCGATCTGGGCGGCTACAAAGACGTTCATGTCGCGGTCAAGGGATCCTCCTCCGACCCGGCCGAAGGGGTCTACGCCCACCTGAAATTCGAGGGCGGTGTCCACCGCGTCCAGCGGGTGCCCGTCACCGAATCCCAGGGCCGGATCCACACCTCGGCCGCGGGAGTGCTCGTCTTCCCCGAAGTCGACGCTCCCGATGAGATCGAGATCAGTCAGAACGACCTCAAGATCGACGTCTACCGTTCCTCTGGACCCGGCGGACAGTCGGTGAACACCACCGACTCGGCGGTGCGCATCACCCACGTGCCCACCGGCATCGTGGTGTCCATGCAGAACGAGAAATCGCAGATCCAGAACCGCGAAGCCGCCATGCGCGTCCTGCGGTCCCGACTGCTGGCCCACCAGCAGGAACAGATCGACGCCGAAAACGCCGCCACGCGTGCCTCGCAGGTGCGCACCATGGACCGTTCCGAGCGCATCCGCACCTACAACTACCCGGAGAACCGGATTGCCGATCACCGCACCGGCTACAAGGCCTACAACTTGGACCACGTGCTCGACGGCGGACTGGGACCGGTGATCGAATCCTGCATCCAGATGGACGAAGCCGATCGGCTGGCCGCCCTTGGCGAGTGA